A single region of the Deinococcus planocerae genome encodes:
- a CDS encoding GTP-binding protein, producing MSTINFAAREINCKIVYYGPGMSGKTTNLKHVFSKVPAQLRGEMVSLATEDERTLFFDFLPLDLGSVQGFKTRFHLYTVPGQVFYNASRKLILRGVDGIVFVADSAPNRLRANAESMRNLRENLAEHGIDVREVPIVLQVNKRDVEGALPTEMIRAVIDPKKELTLFEATAHNGGGVFETLKSVSRLVLDRLAQNK from the coding sequence ATGAGCACCATCAACTTCGCCGCGCGAGAGATCAACTGCAAGATCGTCTACTACGGCCCCGGCATGTCCGGCAAGACCACCAACCTCAAGCACGTCTTCTCCAAGGTGCCCGCCCAGCTACGCGGCGAGATGGTGAGCCTCGCCACCGAAGACGAGCGCACCCTCTTCTTCGACTTCCTGCCGCTCGACCTCGGCAGCGTGCAGGGCTTCAAGACCCGCTTCCACCTCTACACCGTGCCCGGCCAGGTCTTTTACAACGCCAGCCGCAAGCTGATCCTGCGCGGCGTGGACGGCATCGTCTTCGTCGCGGACTCGGCCCCCAACCGGTTGCGCGCCAACGCCGAGAGCATGCGCAACCTGCGCGAGAACCTCGCCGAACACGGCATCGACGTGCGCGAGGTGCCCATCGTCCTCCAGGTCAACAAGCGTGACGTGGAAGGGGCGCTCCCCACCGAGATGATCCGCGCCGTGATCGACCCGAAAAAAGAACTCACCCTCTTCGAGGCGACCGCGCACAACGGCGGCGGCGTATTCGAGACCCTCAAGAGTGTGAGCCGTCTGGTGCTGGACCGGCTGGCGCAGAACAAGTAA